A single window of Colletotrichum destructivum chromosome 9, complete sequence DNA harbors:
- a CDS encoding Putative serine/threonine-protein kinase, active has translation MASSSSNVVGVHYRVGKKIGEGSFGVIFEGTNLLNNQQIAIKFEPRKSDAPQLRDEYRTYKILVGCPGIPNVYYFGQEGLHNILVIDLLGPSLEDLFDHCGRRFTIKTVVMVAKQMLSRVQTIHEKNLIYRDIKPDNFLIGRPGTKAANVIHVVDFGMAKQYRDPKTKQHIPYRERKSLSGTARYMSINTHLGREQSRRDDLEALGHVFMYFLRGGLPWQGLKAATNKQKYEKIGEKKQTTPIKDLCEGFPDEFNKYLTYVRNLGFEDTPDYDYLRELFTQALKNTGEVEDGEYDWMKISKDSGKGWDAMKGHNPGYLHNPNARPGPSQMELHSGHRGGAANPNNPQNLTVGRLNAAQPPPPSPIKQMAKSRGQPNAPGALNAQRGSGVGGLRDMATPTGSTQAQFQNSNRNLPQNVPQQTPMNQQQAPPNGRPAEPQPTGFQKFMKVLCCG, from the exons atggcttcctcgtcgagcaacgtcgtcggcgtgcaTTACCGCGTGGGAAAGAAGATTGGAGAGGGTTCTTTCGGCGTCATCTTCGAGGGCACCAACCTCCTGAACAACCAGCAGATCGCCATCAAATTC GAGCCGCGCAAGAGCGACGCCCCCCAACTGCGAGATGAGTACCGCACGTACAAGATTCTCGTCGGGTGCC CCGGCATCCCCAACGTTTACTACTTCGGTCAAGAGGGTCTGCACAACATACTCGTAATTGACCTCCTCGGTCCCTCGCTCGAGGACCTCTTCGACCATTGCGGTAGAAGGTTCACGATCAAAACCGTTGTCATGGTCGCCAAACAGATG TTGTCTCGTGTGCAAACCATCCACGAGAAGAACCTCATCTACCGTGATATCAAGCCCGATAACTTCCTTATCGGTAGACCAGGCACCAAGGCGGCCAACGTCATCCACGTCGTCGATTTCGGCATGGCTAAGCAGTACCGCGATCCCAAGACGAAGCAACACATCCCTTATCGAGAGCGAAAGTCGCTGTCTGGAACCGCTCGTTACATGAGCATCAATACCCATCTCGGCCGCGAACAATCCCGACGCGACGAtctcgaggccctcggccATGTCTTCATGTACTTCCTGAGAGGCGGTCTTCCCTGGCAAGGATTGAAGGCTGCTACCAACAAGCAGAAGTACGAGAAGATCGGTGAGAAGAAGCAGACCACCCCCATCAAGGATCTCTGCGAGGGCTTCCCCGACGAGTTCAACAAGTACCTGACGTATGTGCGGAACCTCGGCTTCGAGGACACCCCTGACTACGACTACCTGCGCGAGCTCTTCACTCAGGCCCTGAAGAACAcgggcgaggtcgaagacggcgagtACGACTGGATGAAGATCTCCAAAGACTCGGGCAAGGGATGGGATGCCATGAAGGGCCATAACCCCGGATATCTTCACAACCCAAATGCTCGACCCGGCCCGTCCCAGATGGAACTGCACAGCGGTCATCGGGGCGGTGCTGCAAACCCCAACAACCCACAGAACCTGACTGTCGGCCGTTTAAACGCCGCGCAACccccgcctccttctccgaTCAAGCAGATGGCGAAGTCGAGAGGTCAACCAAACGCCCCCGGCGCCTTGAACGCGCAACGGGGCAGCGGAGTCGGGGGTCTTCGGGACATGGCCACCCCCACCGGCTCAACTCAGGCCCAGTTTCAGAACAGCAACCGCAATCTACCCCAGAACGTCCCCCAGCAGACGCCGATgaaccagcagcaggcccCTCCTAACGGTCGACCTGCCGAGCCTCAACCCACAGGCTTCCAAAAGTTTATGAAGGTGTTGTGCTGTG GTTAG
- a CDS encoding uncharacterized protein (Putative zn(2)Cys(6) fungal-type DNA-binding domain, transcription factor domain, fungi), whose product MASSSDIAQFTSVFRAQSLSDHRHRVTKRNRQPVSCLACRARKLRCDRASPCGACAKRGDGDACKFGAGVSGNSGNGNEGDSGRGSHAAAAVSSSSGSQHGAHGEIGEAVGEGLLQQRPELQQRLQKLEGMVQDLVRIGLSSSQARDRTAPGPTKPSTGPTPTNSEPGSSGHSPAPIPPDGQDAYYGATHWTALLQHIREIQTALEPDPTVLPEPPEGGACSIGPDFLFGAVVAVSLPEVLSSLPPRQDLDKLLSVYFHARFSAAPFIHVGRFQREYEAFWKKPEGASFLWISILFSIISNAAIIVRGKGSVETLGLNRRLKEPSAYTGRAVQCLIKGDYLAAGAYSVEATILVAYTRVMGSKDMDPTLSNMFGVATRLAQRRGYHLDPKHLSTPISPFEAEMRRRAWFYCETFDLLLSFQLGMPAIVHESDGDARGPENHPDEDFDEDTITMPPPRPPTEPTPMLYYCWKSKLCRILRRVIRHALSPAQPAYAETCALNDALHTWHDELPTTMRVRPIRATGFTEQNYTVMQRLMLELMYSKALCVLHRAYLSRDKADPRFAASREICRDAALRVLDLHAEFDREASPGGRLYEDRYMLSSLTLHDFMIAAMVVCLDLNESTDTSDEDYERKMSALRTASGIWSNRSSCSRDARHAATVLRAMVQRLTSQRMCKSGSRTGDLRTATADVGENGCCDQDPTSFSQSSAASSGLGDAGGGGVGCGQLYGVGIDHGFDFDYMTLDNVLNDPSNLDWTLLDQYWMPDRSDQPAMDVSL is encoded by the exons ATGGCATCGTCATCAGACATTGCCCAGTTCACGTCCGTCTTCCGTGCCCAGTCTCTGTCCGACCACCGGCACAGGGTGACCAAGCGCAACCGTCAACCCGTCTCGTGCCTGGCCTGCCGCGCGCGAAAGCTGCGGTGTGACCGCGCCTCGCCTTGTGGCGCTTGTGCCAAGCGCGGAGATGGGGATGCCTGCAAGTTCGGGGCTGGGGTGTCCGGGAATAGTGGAAACGGCAATGAGGGCGATAGCGGCCGCGGTAGTcacgctgctgctgcagtctcctcgagctcgggATCTCAACATGGCGCTCACGGCGAAATTGGAGAAGCAGTGGGAGAAGGTTTGCTACAGCAGCGGCCAGAATTGCAGCAGCGGCTACAGAAGCTAGAGGGCATGGTCCAGGACCTCGTGCGGATAGGCCTCTCTTCGTCCCAAGCACGGGAtcggacggcgccgggccCCACTAAACCCTCCACagggccgacgccgacaaaCTCGGAGCCCGGGAGCAGCGGCCACTCGCCGGCTCCGATCCCACCAGACGGACAAGACGCCTACTACGGCGCCACGCACTGGACCGCCCTTCTTCAACACATCCGCGAGATCCAGACGGCCCTCGAGCCGGATCCAACCGTCCTCCCGGAACCACCGGAAGGCGGCGCATGCTCCATCGGTCCGGATTtcctcttcggcgccgtcgtcgccgtctcgtTGCCGGAGGTCTTGTCCAGTCTACCCCCGCGCCAGGACCTGGACAAGTTGCTGAGCGTGTACTTTCACGCCCGGTTCAGTGCCGCTCCCTTTATTCACGTCGGCCGCTTCCAACGCGAGTACGAGGCGTTCTGGAAGAAGCCCGAGGGTGCAAGCTTTCTCTGGATAAGcatcctcttctccatcatctccaacgcCGCAATCATCGTCCGCGGTAAGGGGAGTGTGGAAACGCTGGGCCTGAACCGCAGACTGAAGGAACCCTCGGCCTACACCGGCCGCGCGGTGCAGTGCCTCATCAAGGGGGATtacctcgccgccggggccTACTCTGTCGAGGCGACCATCCTAGTCGCCTACACTAGGGTAATGGGGAGCAAAGACATGGACCCGACCCTGTCCAACATGTTTGGCGTCGCAACGAGGCTTGCGCAGCGGAGGGGCTACCATCTCGACCCGAAGCACCTGTCGACACCCATCTCTCccttcgaggccgagatgcgCCGCCGGGCCTGGTTCTACTGTGAGACTTTTGACTTGCTACTCTCTTTCCAGTTAGGCATGCCCGCCATCGTCCACgagagcgacggcgacgcccgcGGGCCCGAGAACCACCCCGACGAGGACTTTGACGAGGACACCATAACAATGCCCccaccgcggccgccgacggagccgacCCCGATGCTGTACTACTGCTGGAAATCCAAGCTCTGCCGCATCTTGAGGAGGGTGATCCGCCACGCGCTAAGCCCGGCGCAGCCTGCCTACGCTGAGACTTGTGCGCTTAATGACGCCCTGCACACGTGGCACGACGagctgccgacgacgatgcgcgTGAGGCCGATACGCGCGACGGGGTTCACGGAGCAGAACTACACCGTCATGCAACGGCTGATGCTCGAGCTCATGTACAGCAAGGCCCTGTGTGTGCTGCACCGGGCGTATCTCAGCAGAGACAAGGCGGACCCGCGGTTTGCGGCGTCAAGGGAGATCTGCCGGGATGCAGCGCTGAGGGTGCTCGACCTGCACGCCGAGTTCGATCGGGAGGCGAGCCCGGGTGGGAGGCTGTACGAGGATCGGTACATGTTGAGTAGCCTGACGTTGCACGACTTTATGATTGCTGCTATGGTGGTTTGTTTGGATTTGAACGAGAGCACGGATACGAG CGACGAGGACTACGAGAGGAAGATGTCGGCCCTCAGAACGGCGAGCGGAATCTGGTCGAACCGGTCGAGCTGCTCCCGGGACGCTAGGCACGCGGCAACGGTCCTGCGGGCGATGGTCCAGCGGCTGACGAGTCAGAGGATGTGTAAATCTGGCTCAAGGACCGGAGACCTGAGGACTGCAACGGCGGACGTCGGCGAAAATGGCTGCTGCGACCAAGACCCGACGTCGTTCAGCCAGTCTTCGGCTGCGAGCTCCGGATTAGGGgacgccggtggcggcggcgtcggatGCGGTCAGCTCTACGGGGTGGGGATTGATCACGGGTTTGATTTCGATTATATGACGCTGGATAACGTGCTGAACGACCCTTCGAATCTTGACTGG ACTTTGTTGGACCAGTACTGGATGCCGGACCGGAGCGATCAGCCGGCAATGGACGTTTCCTTGTAA